Proteins encoded in a region of the Neodiprion virginianus isolate iyNeoVirg1 chromosome 2, iyNeoVirg1.1, whole genome shotgun sequence genome:
- the LOC124297076 gene encoding eukaryotic translation initiation factor 3 subunit D translates to MSEEGGQVEDDVKKIDKVPHFVAPAVQNNSTGWGPCEMPDQFKDIPYQPFSKGDRLGKISDWTGAAFQDKKFTNKYASQFGSGSQYAYYHEEDESTFHLVDTTRVQKPPYQRGRFRQNQRNMRGRGGQRGGVSQMQQLGRIKLRERDRKGQPKRWGRQQGFRNHKNQPPIKIRDASVTVRPDWVTIEEMDFPRLTKLSLPGVKDVEDILCCGSLEYYDKAYDRVNVKNEKPLQRIDRIFHTVTTTDDPIIRKLSKTEGTVYATDAILATIMCCTRSNYSWDIVIEKIGDKLFFDKRDNTEFDLLTVNETSVEPPQDDGNSLNSPRNLALEATFINHNFSQQVLKSNEPRYKFEEGNPFISEEEEGDVASVAYRYRKWDLNNGVVLICRCEHDAVMQGPNNELQFLTIKALNEWDSKLANGVEWRQKLDTQRGAVLANELRNNACKLAKWTVQALLAGSDQLKFGYVSRAMVRDSSKHVILGTQQYKPNEFATQINLNMDNAWGILRCIIDICMKQKDGKFLIMKDPNKPMIRLYDIPDNTFESEGEEDEDDDEPGNDAFQS, encoded by the exons ATGAGCGAGGAAGGCGGACAGGTGGAAGACGATGTGAAGAAGATCGACAAGGTACCTCACTTTGTCGCACCGGCTGTACAAAACAACTCTACGGGATGGGGTCCGTGCGAAATGCCGGATCAATTCAAGGATATACCCTATCAACCGTTCTCGAAGGGCGACAGGCTCGGCAAG ATATCGGACTGGACCGGAGCCGCCTTTCAGGATAAAAAGTTCACTA ACAAATATGCGTCTCAGTTTGGCTCTGGCAGCCAGTACGCCTATTATCACGAGGAGGATGAGTCTACTTTCCATTTGGTGGACACGACCAGAGTGCAGAAGCCTCCGTACCAACGTGGCAGATTCCGCCAGAATCAGCGTAACATGAGAGGTCGTGGTGGACAGCGAGGAGGAGTTAGTCAGATGCAGCAGCTAGGAAGGATTAAGCTCAGAGAACGCGATCGAAAGGGACAGCCCAAGCGCTGGGGTCGCCAGCAAGGCTTTAGAAACCATAAGAATCAGCCACCGATCAAAATCCGTGATGCTTCTGTTACCGTCAGGCCTGACTGGGTCACCATTGAGGAGATGGACTTCCCAAGATTGACCAAGCTCTCTTTGCCTGGCGTCAAGGATGTCGAGGACATACTTTGCTGCGGGTCTTTGGAGTATTACGACAAAGCTTACGACAGAGTTAACGTCAAGAATGAAAAACCACTGCAGCGTATCGACCGTATATTCCATACTGTCACGACTACGGACGACCCGATAATTCGTAAATTGTCCAAGACAGAGGGCACTGTATACGCAACTGATGCTATTTTGGCTACAATCATGTGCTGCACCCGCAGCAATTACTCGTGGGACATTGTCATTGAAAAGATTGGAGACAAGCTGTTCTTTGACAAGAGAGACAATACAGAATTCGATCTTTTGACAGTAAACGAAACAAGTGTCGAACCTCCCCAAGATGACGGCAATTCTCTCAATTCTCCACGGAATTTAGCTCTTGAAGCTACTTTTATCAACCACAACTTCTCCCAGCAAGTTCTTAAATCAAACGAACCGAGATACAAGTTTGAAGAAGGTAATCCGTTCATCTCTGAAGAAGAGGAAGGTGATGTTGCCAGCGTTGCTTACCGTTACAGAAAATGGGACTTGAATAATGGCGTTGTGCTCATATGCCGTTGCGAACATGATGCTGTCATGCAAGGACCAAACAACGAACTGCAGTTCTTAACTATCAAGGCCTTGAACGAGTGGGATTCTAAACTTGCTAACGGTGTTGAATGGAGACAGAAATTGGACACTCAGCGGGGTGCAGTTTTGGCTAATGAGCTCAGAAACAATGCCTGCAAGCTCGCCAAGTGGACGGTACAGGCTCTGCTCGCAGGATCTGATCAGTTGAAATTCGGGTACGTTTCTCGTGCCATGGTACGCGATTCTAGTAAGCACGTTATCCTGGGAACACAGCAGTACAAGCCGAATGAGTTCGCGACGCAAATTAATCTGAACATGGACAACGCATGGGGTATTCTGCGTTGCATCATTGATATTTGCATGAAGCAAAAAGACGGGAAATTCTTGATCATGAAAGATCCGAATAAGCCTATGATTCGGCTTTACGATATTCCCGACAATACTTTCGAGAGTGAGGGGGAAGAGGATGAAGATGATGATGAACCAGGAAATGACGCTTTTCAGAGTTAA
- the LOC124297075 gene encoding leucine-rich repeat-containing protein 45-like, whose product MKMLKDHELFVLLCEKRGLKPPSDVLEAIKNASATGELQLSRVSILVPICEVIAQVLMSSSAIKRMDLSDCMLNLSKSLSCILNALCEGSNMTSLNLKGNNIHGPTVAQLGQVLVHNNTLKLLNLEWNSLGSHVDSFTKFCDGLTKNHNIEELDLRYNQISPYCAEALCKVLRLNKSLKVLDLAWNTIGLQGGQLLLTGMQENKNIVKLNLHGNCIPADIVHLIEERTRSNQSRRMISVTSMTKEIEKAKSFLQVTDNKEKIVSFTDSDSTIQSRLKYRRKKKKRVELFKKEIPSGMTDDSMEKTSNESDTNSLTNLLVPAKENLKRDEPRNDISGDDSRKNNKICSSSADAATNKIKELNQILQDRTTAINLLTNEVGVKAAEIEAVRSQIDQLRTELERVKEERDKLTGEKTREILDLKENHKEIEESWKKVHKELEDAYHKALLHKKEYEVRIRRYERDIHRSSLEISSLKEKIISITQTYEDLVLKDKTEMHRLRREIKERESRHKNEISIVKNTLRDTTQALEDCQMQLQKSRSELRDVTESQLTLKAKINEMEHLNVRYSRSEESLHRVKEEKENLEEKIEESQRTVSSLQRQVVALQSELVEPQRRYELLNDELIQEKEKTGRLKEELAEERERAKEQSIQIQKMTLQITALNTQINDIRSSHADTLRERDKERTQLKDIIAMKEREINDLKAEEVQRAGQLYAAFSKYLGSRGPNPVL is encoded by the exons ATGAAGATGCTTAAGGATCACGAACTCTTCGTACTACTGTGTGAAAAACGCGGCCTCAAGCCACCTTCCGATGTCTTAGAAGCTATCAAAAATGCTAG TGCGACCGGAGAGCTCCAGCTTTCCCGCGTTTCAATACTGGTACCGATCTGCGAAGTTATTGCTCAAGTATTGATGTCTAGTTCAGCAATAAAGCGGATGGACCTGAGCGACTGCATGCTAAATCTGTCGAAGAGTCTCAGTTGTATTTTAAACGCTCTGTGCGAGGGCTCGAACATGACGTCGCTGAATTTGAAAGGAAACAACATCCACGGTCCGACTGTTGCCCAGCTAGGACAAGTACTCGTTCACAACAATACGCTGAAGTTGTTAAACCTCGAATGGAACAGCTTGGGTTCACACGTTGATTCGTTTACCAAATTTTGCGACGGTTTAACTAAAAATCACAACATAGAGGAATTGGATTTACGTTATAATCAGATATCCCCGTATTGCGCCGAGGCGTTGTGCAAAGTTTTGAGATTGAACAAGTCTTTGAAAGTTCTCGACCTCGCGTGGAACACTATCGGTCTTCAGGGAGGGCAGCTCCTCCTAACCGGAATGCAAGAGAACAAAAACATAGTGAAATTAAATCTGCACGGGAATTGTATACCCGCGGATATAGTGCACTTGATAGAAGAGCGAACCCGTAGCAATCAGAGTCGAAGAATGATTTCTGTAACAAGCATGAccaaagaaatcgaaaaagCCAAATCGTTTCTGCAGGTGACAGATAATAAAGAGAAGATCGTCTCGTTCACGGACAGCGACAGCACAATTCAGAGCCGTCTGAAATacaggagaaaaaagaaaaaacgcgtcgaattatttaaaaaagaaattcccAGCGGCATGACCGATGATTCGATGGAAAAAACTAGTAACGAATCGGACACGAATTCTCTGACAAACCTGCTCGTTCCCGCgaaggaaaatttgaaaagagaTGAGCCACGGAACGATATTTCCGGGGACGATTCCaggaagaataataaaatatgctCGAGTTCCGCCGATGCTGcgacgaataaaataaaagaactcAATCAGATATTGCAGGACCGTACGACCGCGATAAATCTCTTGACGAACGAAGTCGGGGTCAAAGCTGCTGAAATCGAAGCCGTGAGATCGCAAATCGATCAACTGCGGACAGAACTGGAACGGGTGAAAGAAGAACGCGATAAACTAACCGGTGAAAAAACAAGAGAGATTCTTGACTTAAAGGAAAATCACAAGGAAATTGAGGAGAGTTGGAAAAAGGTTCACAAAGAACTGGAAGATGCGTACCACAAAGCGTTGTTGCATAAAAAAGAATACGAGGTAAGGATCCGCCGGTATGAGAGGGACATACACAGGAGTTCGTTGGAAATATCATCGCTGAAGGAGAAAATCATTTCGATTACACAAACTTACGAGGATCTAGTATTAAAGGATAAAACAGAGATGCACAGACTGAGAAGAGAGATTAAAGAGCGTGAGAGCAGACACAAAAACGAGATTAGCATTGTTAAGAATACCTTGAGAGACACGACGCAAGCTTTAGAAGACTGCCAGATGCAGTTACAAAAGAGCAGGAGCGAACTCAGGGACGTAACGGAATCTCAGTTGACTTTGAAGGCGAAAATCAATGAGATGGAGCACCTAAACGTGAGGTACTCACGGTCAGAGGAGTCCTTACATAGAGttaaagaagagaaagaaaatctgGAGGAAAAGATAGAGGAAAGCCAACGCACAGTGAGCAGTTTACAGCGTCAAGTCGTCGCACTTCAAAGCGAACTCGTCGAGCCTCAACGACGGTATGAATTGCTCAACGATGAGCTGATCCAAGAGAAGGAAAAGACCGGTAGACTTAAAGAGGAATTGGCGGAAGAACGGGAACGGGCCAAGGAACAAagtattcaaattcaaaaaatgacCTTGCAGATAACTGCCTTGAACACGCAAATCAATGACATACGATCTAGTCACGCGGACACGCTCAGGGAAAGAGATAAGGAAAGAACACAGCTCAAAGATATTATTGCCATGAAGGAACGCGAGATTAACGATCTAAA AGCTGAAGAAGTCCAAAGAGCTGGTCAGCTTTACGCGGCATTCAGTAAATACCTCGGATCCAGAGGACCAAATCCAGTTTTATGA